The window GGCTAGCCGACACCAGCTGGAACAACGGCCGCTCCATGGGGACGTCAGGGTCGGCACCGACGATCACCGCGGCCGCTCCGTCTCCGAAGAGCGCCTGGCCGATCAGCGAGTCAATGTGGGCTTCCGAGGGGCCACGGAAGCACATGGCGATGATCTCCGAGCAGACGACGAGGACGCGCGCGCCACGGTTGTTCTCCGCGAGGTCCTTGGCCACGCGCAGCACCGTGCCTCCGGCGTAGCAGCCCTGCTGATACAGCATGACGCGCCTCACCGATGGCCGGAGGCCAAGCAGCTTGACCAGCTGGTAGTCGGCGCCCGGCATGTCCACGCCGGAGGTGGTGCAGAACACAAGGTGGGTGATCTTGGACTTTGGCTGGCCCCACTCCTTGATcgccttctccgccgccgccttcccGAGCTTCGGGATCTCGGCAACCAGGATGTCCTGGCGCGCGTCCAACGACGGCGCCATGAACGAGCCAATGTTTGGGTTCTCCTGGATGATATCTTCGGTCAGGTGCATGTACCTTTTCCGGATCATCGAGTTATCGCCTGCACACACTCACCGTTGATACATGTCAAAAGCATCCATTTTGCGGAACCAAAAGCATTGCATTGCATGTGTTTGGCCGTTAAGAGAGTAGTGAGGGTAGTAGCCGTTTTGCATGCATTGGTGAAGAACATACTTACTTCCTCCGTCTTATAATATAAAAACGTTTTTAACACTCTAGTATAATAAAATACTACTTACACATGCGCTTGAACTTCTTCTTGAGGTCGACGAGGTGCTCGCTCTTGGTGACGCGGAAGTAGTAGTCCGCGTAGTCCGCCTGGGACACGCAGTTGTCTGGCGTCGCCGTGCCGATGGCCAGCACCGTCGCCGGGCCCTCCGCCCGCTGCGTCCTCATCACCTCCTCCACCGTCACCGCCGTCGTCTCCACCGGCGCCATGACTAGAGTATAGCTCGCTTGCTAGCTAGCTAGTGTCGTAATTACTGTCGGCTCTGATGATCTGCATTGCCGGATCGCCGGAGGAGATATATATAGTACCAGGTACGAGAAGGATATTCCATCTGAGCTAGCGGCCAAGAGCAAACAAAGGAGTAACAGCAGACAAAAATGGCATCCGGCCGAGAGCAGACGAAGACGGCGAACTTGATCAAGAGGACAATTCATCTGTTCTGGCCGAGTGCTGACCA is drawn from Aegilops tauschii subsp. strangulata cultivar AL8/78 chromosome 1, Aet v6.0, whole genome shotgun sequence and contains these coding sequences:
- the LOC109758766 gene encoding chalcone synthase 2-like, giving the protein MRTQRAEGPATVLAIGTATPDNCVSQADYADYYFRVTKSEHLVDLKKKFKRMCDNSMIRKRYMHLTEDIIQENPNIGSFMAPSLDARQDILVAEIPKLGKAAAEKAIKEWGQPKSKITHLVFCTTSGVDMPGADYQLVKLLGLRPSVRRVMLYQQGCYAGGTVLRVAKDLAENNRGARVLVVCSEIIAMCFRGPSEAHIDSLIGQALFGDGAAAVIVGADPDVPMERPLFQLVSASQTIVPGTDGFIEGQLRELGLTFQLHKDVPLAISKNIESALVAAFAPLGINDWNSIFWVAHPGGPAILDMVEAEANLDKKRMHATRHVLSEYGNMSSACVLFILDGMRKRSAEEGQTTTGEGLDWGVLFGFGPGLTIETVVLHSVPITAP